One part of the Magallana gigas chromosome 5, xbMagGiga1.1, whole genome shotgun sequence genome encodes these proteins:
- the LOC109618452 gene encoding 17-beta-hydroxysteroid dehydrogenase 14, whose amino-acid sequence MADAGVRYRDKVTIVTGGSTGIGKGCVQVFVKHGSKVVFCARGEAAGRALESEVNAVGPGVATFIQCDVTKEEQIKNVIDKTVEKYGRIDCLINNAGQHPPKTAIDDITADDFRRLLDINLVSYFLFAKYALPHLRKTEGNIINDTSLVAQIGQPGAVTYVATKGGITAFTKALAIDEAKHNVRVNAFSPGNVWTPMWEEETKQYSDPESAKKSGADCQLNGRFGTIEESGLLCLFLATDATFCTGIDINLSGGAELSYGVKNMRLTALK is encoded by the exons ATGGCTGATGCAGGCGTGAGGTATCGAGACAAAGTCACAATCGTCACCGGAGGTAGCACGGGCATCGGGAAGGGGTGTGTACAGGTGTTCG TGAAGCATGGATCCAAAGTAGTATTCTGTGCTAGAGGAG AGGCGGCAGGGCGCGCCCTAGAAAGCGAGGTGAACGCTGTGGGGCCCGGGGTAGCCACGTTCATTCAGTGTGACGTCACTAAAGAAGAACAAATCAAG AATGTAATTGACAAGACAGTGGAAAAGTATGGAAGGATAGATTGTTTGATAAATAACGCCGGGCAAC ACCCCCCTAAAACAGCGATCGATGACATCACAGCAGACGACTTCCGGCGACTTCTTGATATAAACCTCGTCAGTTACTTCCTCTTTGCCAAG TATGCGTTGCCTCACTTGAGAAAAACAGAAGGGAACATCATTAACGACACCAGTCTAGTGGCCCAGATCGGGCAACCGGGGGCCGTCACGTACGTGGCTACCAAG GGTGGAATTACAGCCTTTACAAAAGCCCTTGCAATAGATGAGGCAAAGCACAACGTTAGAGTGAATGC ATTTTCCCCAGGAAATGTATGGACGCCAATGTGGGAAGAAGAAACCAAACAGTACAGTGACCCGGAATCCGCCAAAAAGAGCGGAGCGGACTGCCAG TTGAACGGTCGGTTCGGGACCATTGAGGAGTCCGGATTACTCTGCCTGTTCCTAGCGACGGACGCCACGTTCTGTACCGGGATAGATATCAACTTGTCGGGGGGCGCCGAGCTCAGCTACGGGGTCAAAAACATGCGCCTCACCGCCCTCAAATAG
- the LOC105325892 gene encoding ras-related protein Rab-32 isoform X4: protein MAGSVEKKEHLYKILVIGELGTGKTSIIKRYVHQFFSQHYRATIGVDFALKVLNWDADTIVRLQLWDIAGQERFGNMTRVYYKEAVGCFIVFDVTRASTFDAVVKWKTDLDSKVQLADGSPVPCVLLANKCDQTKEGVVNNSNQMDDFCKEKGFIGWFETSAKENINIDDSARFLVQRILENDSNIKREEEDQDKITLGSRQSDIKNPKEKSGCC from the exons ATG GCAGGAAGTGTGGAGAAGAAGGAACACCTGTACAAGATCCTGGTGATCGGAGAACTCGGCACCGGCAAGACCTCCATCATCAAGAGATACGTCCACCAGTTCTTCTCCCAGCACTACAGAGCTACT ATTGGAGTGGACTTTGCTTTAAAGGTGTTAAACTGGGATGCCGACACAATTGTTCGTCTGCAGTTATGGGACATTGCAG GTCAGGAGAGGTTCGGTAACATGACACGGGTATACTACAAGGAGGCTGTGGGCTGTTTCATCGTCTTTGATGTGACACGAGCGTCGACGTTTGATGCGGTGGTGAAGTGGAAGACTGACCTTGACAGTAAGGTGCAGCTGGCCGACGGCAGTCCCGTTCCTTGTGTTCTATTGGCCAATAAG TGTGACCAGACAAAGGAAGGTGTAGTGAACAACTCCAACCAGATGGACGATTTCTGTAAAGAGAAGGGCTTCATTGGGTGGTTTGAGACCTCAGccaaagaaaatatcaacatcGATGACAGTGCTCGATTCCTAGTGCAGCGA ATATTAGAAAATGACAGCAATATCAAACGAGAAGAAGAGGATCAGGATAAAATCACACTGGGCAGCCGACAAAGCGACATCAAAAATCCCAAAGAAAAGTCGGGTTGCTGCTGA
- the LOC105325892 gene encoding ras-related protein Rab-32 isoform X3 translates to MAGSVEKKEHLYKILVIGELGTGKTSIIKRYVHQFFSQHYRATIGVDFALKVLNWDADTIVRLQLWDIAGQERFGNMTRVYYKEAVGCFIVFDVTRASTFDAVVKWKTDLDSKVQLADGSPVPCVLLANKCDQTKEGVVNNSNQMDDFCKEKGFIGWFETSAKENINIDDSARFLVQRILENDSNIKREEEDQDKITLGSRQSDIKNPKEKSGCC, encoded by the exons GCAGGAAGTGTGGAGAAGAAGGAACACCTGTACAAGATCCTGGTGATCGGAGAACTCGGCACCGGCAAGACCTCCATCATCAAGAGATACGTCCACCAGTTCTTCTCCCAGCACTACAGAGCTACT ATTGGAGTGGACTTTGCTTTAAAGGTGTTAAACTGGGATGCCGACACAATTGTTCGTCTGCAGTTATGGGACATTGCAG GTCAGGAGAGGTTCGGTAACATGACACGGGTATACTACAAGGAGGCTGTGGGCTGTTTCATCGTCTTTGATGTGACACGAGCGTCGACGTTTGATGCGGTGGTGAAGTGGAAGACTGACCTTGACAGTAAGGTGCAGCTGGCCGACGGCAGTCCCGTTCCTTGTGTTCTATTGGCCAATAAG TGTGACCAGACAAAGGAAGGTGTAGTGAACAACTCCAACCAGATGGACGATTTCTGTAAAGAGAAGGGCTTCATTGGGTGGTTTGAGACCTCAGccaaagaaaatatcaacatcGATGACAGTGCTCGATTCCTAGTGCAGCGA ATATTAGAAAATGACAGCAATATCAAACGAGAAGAAGAGGATCAGGATAAAATCACACTGGGCAGCCGACAAAGCGACATCAAAAATCCCAAAGAAAAGTCGGGTTGCTGCTGA
- the LOC105325892 gene encoding ras-related protein Rab-32 isoform X2, with translation MNSIINVNADLIRKAGSVEKKEHLYKILVIGELGTGKTSIIKRYVHQFFSQHYRATIGVDFALKVLNWDADTIVRLQLWDIAGQERFGNMTRVYYKEAVGCFIVFDVTRASTFDAVVKWKTDLDSKVQLADGSPVPCVLLANKCDQTKEGVVNNSNQMDDFCKEKGFIGWFETSAKENINIDDSARFLVQRILENDSNIKREEEDQDKITLGSRQSDIKNPKEKSGCC, from the exons GCAGGAAGTGTGGAGAAGAAGGAACACCTGTACAAGATCCTGGTGATCGGAGAACTCGGCACCGGCAAGACCTCCATCATCAAGAGATACGTCCACCAGTTCTTCTCCCAGCACTACAGAGCTACT ATTGGAGTGGACTTTGCTTTAAAGGTGTTAAACTGGGATGCCGACACAATTGTTCGTCTGCAGTTATGGGACATTGCAG GTCAGGAGAGGTTCGGTAACATGACACGGGTATACTACAAGGAGGCTGTGGGCTGTTTCATCGTCTTTGATGTGACACGAGCGTCGACGTTTGATGCGGTGGTGAAGTGGAAGACTGACCTTGACAGTAAGGTGCAGCTGGCCGACGGCAGTCCCGTTCCTTGTGTTCTATTGGCCAATAAG TGTGACCAGACAAAGGAAGGTGTAGTGAACAACTCCAACCAGATGGACGATTTCTGTAAAGAGAAGGGCTTCATTGGGTGGTTTGAGACCTCAGccaaagaaaatatcaacatcGATGACAGTGCTCGATTCCTAGTGCAGCGA ATATTAGAAAATGACAGCAATATCAAACGAGAAGAAGAGGATCAGGATAAAATCACACTGGGCAGCCGACAAAGCGACATCAAAAATCCCAAAGAAAAGTCGGGTTGCTGCTGA
- the LOC105325892 gene encoding ras-related protein Rab-32 isoform X1, with the protein MVHEGNRQPVESIPKTFRPLSDIQAGSVEKKEHLYKILVIGELGTGKTSIIKRYVHQFFSQHYRATIGVDFALKVLNWDADTIVRLQLWDIAGQERFGNMTRVYYKEAVGCFIVFDVTRASTFDAVVKWKTDLDSKVQLADGSPVPCVLLANKCDQTKEGVVNNSNQMDDFCKEKGFIGWFETSAKENINIDDSARFLVQRILENDSNIKREEEDQDKITLGSRQSDIKNPKEKSGCC; encoded by the exons GCAGGAAGTGTGGAGAAGAAGGAACACCTGTACAAGATCCTGGTGATCGGAGAACTCGGCACCGGCAAGACCTCCATCATCAAGAGATACGTCCACCAGTTCTTCTCCCAGCACTACAGAGCTACT ATTGGAGTGGACTTTGCTTTAAAGGTGTTAAACTGGGATGCCGACACAATTGTTCGTCTGCAGTTATGGGACATTGCAG GTCAGGAGAGGTTCGGTAACATGACACGGGTATACTACAAGGAGGCTGTGGGCTGTTTCATCGTCTTTGATGTGACACGAGCGTCGACGTTTGATGCGGTGGTGAAGTGGAAGACTGACCTTGACAGTAAGGTGCAGCTGGCCGACGGCAGTCCCGTTCCTTGTGTTCTATTGGCCAATAAG TGTGACCAGACAAAGGAAGGTGTAGTGAACAACTCCAACCAGATGGACGATTTCTGTAAAGAGAAGGGCTTCATTGGGTGGTTTGAGACCTCAGccaaagaaaatatcaacatcGATGACAGTGCTCGATTCCTAGTGCAGCGA ATATTAGAAAATGACAGCAATATCAAACGAGAAGAAGAGGATCAGGATAAAATCACACTGGGCAGCCGACAAAGCGACATCAAAAATCCCAAAGAAAAGTCGGGTTGCTGCTGA